The Mustela erminea isolate mMusErm1 chromosome 6, mMusErm1.Pri, whole genome shotgun sequence genome includes a region encoding these proteins:
- the LOC116592482 gene encoding olfactory receptor 6C70-like, whose translation MKNHTKQIEFILLGLTDNSLLQIIIFLFLFLNYMLSMMGNLTIIALTLLDSHLKIPMYFFLRNFSFLEISFTSVCIPRFLITIVTREKAISYNGCISQLFFYIFLGVTEFFLLTAMSYDRYVAICKPLHYTSIMSNRICHQIVLSSWATGFLAIFPPLFLILNLDFCASNIIDHFICDISPVLQLSCSDTHLLELIAFSLAVMIIIVTLLLVILSYSYIIKTILKFPSVQQKKKAFSTCSSHMIVVSITYGSCIFMYIKPSANERVASSKGVAVLNTSVAPMLNPFIYTLRNQQVKQAFRDVFSKIFSASDK comes from the coding sequence atgaagaaccaTACAAAACAGATAGAGTTTATCCTTCTGGGACTGACAGATAATTCTCTGTTACAgatcataattttcttatttctatttctaaattacATGCTGAGTATGATGGGAAACTTAACCATCATTGCCCTTACTCTACTTGATTCTCATCTCAAGATCccaatgtattttttcctccGTAACTTCTCTTTCCTGGAAATTTCCTTCACAAGTGTTTGCATCCCCAGGTTCCTAATCACCATTGTAACCAGAGAAAAGGCCATTTCCTATAATGGCTGTATATCTCAGTtgtttttttacatattcttGGGGGTTACAGAATTTTTCCTTCTGACAGCCATGTCCTATGACCGTTATGTTGCCATCTGCAAACCTTTGCATTATACATCCATCATGAGCAACAGAATTTGTCATCAGATTGTACTCAGTTCCTGGGCAACTGGATTCCTGGCCATTTTCCCTCCATTATTTTTGATTCTGAACCTGGATTTCTGTGCTTCCAATATCATTGATCATTTCATTTGTGACATTTCTCCTGTTCTGCAACTTTCTTGCTCAGACACACATTTACTAGAACTGATTGCTTTTTCCTTAGCTGTGATGATCATCATTGTCACGTTGTTATTAGTAATCCTTTCTTACTCTTATATCATCAAGACAATTCTAAAATTCCCTTCagttcagcaaaagaaaaaagccttttcGACCTGCTCTTCTCACATGATTGTTGTATCCATCACTTATGGTAGTTGTATATTCATGTACATAAAGCCATCTGCAAATGAAAGAGTGGCTTCAAGCAAAGGAGTAGCGGTGCTCAATACTTCAGTTGCCCCTATGTTGAATCCATTCATTTATACTCTGAGAAACCAGCAAGTTAAACAAGCCTTCAGAGATGtgtttagtaaaatattttctgcttcGGATAAATAA